One genomic segment of Tripterygium wilfordii isolate XIE 37 chromosome 9, ASM1340144v1, whole genome shotgun sequence includes these proteins:
- the LOC120005233 gene encoding pollen-specific leucine-rich repeat extensin-like protein 1, producing the protein MAEPKVTTMVIKVDLQCEKCYKKIKRVLCKFPQIRDQVYDEKQNTVTIKVVCCSPEKIKQKICCKGGESVKGIEIIVPKKKKEPEKLTPPPPPPAAAEKPKEPEKPKPAPPPVEAEKPKEPEKKPEKPKEPEKPKEPEKKPEKPKEAEKPKEPAKPKEPEKPKEPEKPKQPEKSKEPEKPKQPEKPKAPEKPEPAPKPPAPAPTVPDAVSQPGPGYPPPITAFPIGVCCMECYEGRGGGPCYDGYGYPPPPRFYDGYCGRPVYDSWGGGGCKDGYYVSRCVNYLSEENPSACSIM; encoded by the exons ATGGCTGAGCCAAAG GTTACAACAATGGTGATAAAGGTGGATCTTCAATGCGAAAAGTGTTACAAGAAGATCAAGAGAGTGCTCTGTAAATTCCCTC AAATTCGAGACCAGGTATACGATGAGAAGCAGAACACAGTGACAATCAAGGTGGTTTGTTGTAGCCCTGAGAAGATCAAGCAGAAGATATGCTGCAAAGGAGGTGAATCTGTCAAAGGCATTGAGATTATAGTacccaagaagaagaaggaacctgaaaagctcacaccaccaccaccaccaccggcGGCAGCAGAGAAGCCCAAGGAACCTGAAAAGCCCAAACCAGCACCACCACCGGTGGAGGCAGAGAAGCCCAAGGAGCCTGAGAAGAAACCAGAGAAGCCCAAGGAACCTGAAAAACCCAAAGAACCTGAAAAGAAACCAGAGAAGCCCAAGGAGGCCGAAAAACCCAAAGAGCCTGCGAAGCCGAAAGAACCTGAGAAACCCAAAGAGCCTGAAAAGCCCAAACAACCAGAGAAATCCAAAGAGCCTGAAAAGCCCAAACAACCGGAGAAACCCAAAGCGCCCGAGAAGCCTGAACCAGCTCCGAAGCCGCCTGCACCTGCGCCGACGGTACCTGACGCGGTATCACAGCCAGGTCCGGGTTACCCACCACCGATAACGGCTTTCCCAATTGGTGTGTGTTGTATGGAGTGTTACGAAGGACGAGGTGGTGGGCCGTGCTACGACGGATATGGATATCCACCACCACCGCGGTTTTATGATGGGTATTGTGGAAGACCAGTTTATGATAGCTGGGGTGGAGGTGGATGTAAAGATGGCTATTACGTCAGCAGATGTGTTAATTACTTGAGTGAAGAAAATCCTTCTGCCTGCTCAATCATGTAG